One Flagellimonas sp. CMM7 genomic region harbors:
- a CDS encoding recombinase family protein, whose protein sequence is MEKYVAYYRTSTSDQNLGLDAQQSQVLAHLTRNSDNQLLKEFQEQETGTNKKHRPKLAEAIALCKQENATLIIAKLDRLSRNVAFISSLMDSKVKFKALDLPDATNLTIHIFAAIAQHEADLISQRTRTALQQLKKQGIKLGNPQNLTQEARELGAFANRTKAKENPNNVKANAHIALLKKEGLTLRQMACKLNESGFKTSTGKQFGANTVRRLLNKLKQTA, encoded by the coding sequence ATGGAAAAATATGTCGCTTACTACAGAACCTCAACTTCGGACCAAAATTTAGGACTGGATGCACAACAAAGTCAAGTGCTGGCACATTTGACCAGAAATAGCGATAACCAATTATTAAAAGAATTCCAAGAGCAGGAAACTGGAACCAATAAGAAACACCGACCAAAGTTGGCCGAGGCCATCGCACTGTGTAAACAAGAGAATGCAACGCTGATAATAGCTAAACTAGACAGGCTTTCCCGTAACGTTGCGTTTATATCCTCATTGATGGACAGTAAGGTGAAGTTTAAAGCCCTTGACCTGCCTGATGCCACCAACCTTACCATACACATATTCGCAGCCATTGCACAGCATGAGGCCGACCTTATATCGCAACGTACAAGGACAGCACTACAACAATTAAAGAAGCAAGGGATAAAGCTTGGTAACCCCCAAAACCTGACCCAAGAAGCTAGAGAACTAGGGGCGTTTGCCAATAGGACAAAAGCCAAGGAAAATCCAAATAACGTAAAGGCAAACGCCCATATAGCACTACTAAAGAAAGAGGGGCTTACCCTACGCCAAATGGCTTGCAAACTCAACGAATCTGGCTTTAAGACAAGTACGGGCAAGCAATTCGGAGCTAATACGGTACGCCGATTGCTGAACAAACTAAAGCAGACAGCATAA
- a CDS encoding abortive infection system antitoxin AbiGi family protein, translating to MKQVDNLLHITNDLSTVKNIVTQGFKASYAVENLGGRRILIPMVSFSNLLFRDIGEEEVVDYGNYGVVINREFAVQNGLNPVIYIYENSIVDKSITNLLNLSLVPQTLDILKDISKGKGFIKITDHIKFNPLPKEVKELINSIDKHTDDNLILAIKKYAEEAHQNVFFQILLSKPYKVKNKNNQTRIAYNEREWRKGFLNLGIIFETKMSGEKNPEFEKWIGTDKPHFNEPKNILKIDIENITHLIVEKEREVSELTDFIKDEFSVKKIDSLLATESLKIGTLEKFKKSE from the coding sequence TTGAAACAAGTAGATAATTTATTACATATAACAAACGACTTATCTACGGTTAAAAACATCGTTACGCAAGGATTTAAAGCTTCGTATGCAGTTGAAAATTTAGGTGGTAGAAGAATTCTAATTCCAATGGTTTCTTTTAGCAATTTGCTGTTTAGAGATATTGGAGAGGAAGAAGTTGTCGATTATGGAAATTATGGAGTTGTCATTAACAGGGAATTTGCAGTACAAAATGGACTGAATCCAGTAATCTACATTTACGAAAATAGCATAGTAGATAAATCAATTACGAACTTACTGAATCTCTCACTTGTTCCACAAACACTTGACATTCTTAAAGACATATCTAAAGGAAAAGGATTTATTAAAATAACTGACCATATCAAGTTTAATCCATTACCAAAAGAAGTTAAAGAATTGATTAATTCCATAGACAAACACACAGATGATAATTTAATTTTAGCCATTAAAAAGTATGCAGAAGAAGCTCATCAAAATGTTTTTTTTCAAATTCTTCTTTCTAAACCTTATAAAGTCAAAAACAAAAATAATCAGACAAGAATTGCTTACAACGAAAGAGAATGGAGAAAAGGATTCCTTAATTTAGGTATCATCTTTGAAACAAAAATGAGTGGCGAAAAAAATCCAGAATTCGAAAAGTGGATTGGAACTGATAAGCCTCATTTTAACGAGCCGAAAAACATACTAAAAATTGACATTGAAAATATAACACATTTAATAGTTGAAAAAGAAAGAGAAGTTTCAGAACTAACTGATTTTATCAAAGATGAGTTTTCTGTTAAAAAAATAGATAGTTTATTAGCGACTGAATCATTAAAGATTGGAACTCTTGAAAAGTTTAAAAAATCGGAATAA
- a CDS encoding helix-turn-helix domain-containing protein: MADNKKDTSEPLRKFAEKILEIRLKREMSQMDVGARIGIDRENIRKYEKGLQEPRLSTIVKFAEAFEIDYNELLGYEKE; this comes from the coding sequence ATGGCTGATAATAAAAAAGATACCAGCGAACCTTTAAGAAAGTTTGCTGAAAAGATATTAGAGATTAGATTGAAAAGAGAGATGTCTCAAATGGATGTAGGAGCAAGAATAGGCATTGATAGAGAAAACATCAGGAAATACGAAAAGGGTTTACAAGAGCCAAGATTATCCACCATTGTCAAGTTTGCAGAGGCCTTTGAAATTGATTACAATGAATTGTTAGGGTATGAAAAGGAGTGA
- a CDS encoding DUF4468 domain-containing protein codes for MKSTTSLIMLLFSICLTAQDATKFEYQEKGLNDYVITYTEGKTADEIYTSALNWIKETYKNPDEVLKATIGSKKIRLTGVASNLLIIKKKHTFPLKYTVEIAVKDGRYKFEIFSIETPPNEYGSGADYKNIEGIKTKKTMVKNFGGSPSRIENYFNDLNESLKNYIGSGSLGREDEDW; via the coding sequence ATGAAAAGTACGACCAGCTTAATCATGTTATTGTTTTCAATATGCCTTACGGCACAGGATGCCACAAAATTTGAGTATCAGGAAAAGGGACTGAACGATTACGTTATTACTTATACGGAGGGTAAAACGGCTGATGAAATTTATACTAGCGCACTTAATTGGATAAAGGAAACCTACAAAAACCCAGACGAGGTACTTAAAGCGACTATCGGGAGTAAAAAAATCAGGTTAACAGGGGTTGCATCCAATTTATTGATTATAAAGAAGAAGCATACTTTTCCTTTAAAATACACTGTTGAAATTGCTGTAAAAGATGGACGTTACAAATTTGAAATCTTTTCCATAGAGACTCCTCCCAACGAGTATGGAAGTGGGGCTGATTATAAAAACATAGAGGGTATTAAGACCAAAAAAACCATGGTAAAGAACTTTGGCGGATCACCTAGCAGAATTGAGAATTACTTCAATGACCTTAACGAAAGCCTTAAAAACTATATCGGATCAGGAAGTCTTGGAAGGGAGGATGAGGATTGGTAA
- the trpS gene encoding tryptophan--tRNA ligase: MARILTGIQSTGTPHLGNILGAIIPAIQMAQDPKNESFLFIADMHSLTQIKNGEELRNNTYATAATWLAFGLDIEKTVFYRQSDVPQVTELAWYLSCFFPYQRLTLAHSFKDKADRLEDVNSGLFSYPMLMAADILLYDANIVPVGKDQLQHLEMTRDVASRFHNQLGETFVMPEAKVQEDTMYIPGTDGQKMSKSKGNIINLFLPDKKLRKQLMGILTDSIPMEKPKDPAKDNVFALYKILASPEQIEEMSANYLAGNYGYGHAKQALYEVILNKFQEPREKFEYYMNHLNEVDEALAIGAEKAKKVADGVLDRVRGKLGY, from the coding sequence ATGGCCCGAATTTTAACCGGAATTCAAAGTACAGGCACTCCCCATTTAGGAAATATTTTGGGGGCGATTATTCCTGCCATTCAAATGGCACAAGATCCCAAAAATGAATCCTTTCTTTTTATTGCGGATATGCATTCTCTTACCCAAATAAAGAATGGGGAAGAGTTGAGAAATAATACCTATGCAACAGCAGCTACCTGGCTAGCCTTTGGCTTGGATATAGAAAAAACCGTTTTCTATAGACAAAGCGATGTTCCACAGGTAACAGAGCTCGCATGGTATCTAAGCTGTTTTTTTCCATACCAGCGCCTAACGCTGGCACATTCCTTTAAAGACAAGGCAGATCGATTAGAAGATGTCAACTCAGGTTTGTTTTCGTACCCAATGTTGATGGCGGCCGATATTTTATTGTACGATGCAAATATTGTTCCCGTAGGCAAAGATCAGTTACAGCACCTTGAAATGACCAGAGATGTCGCATCAAGGTTTCACAATCAATTAGGGGAAACTTTCGTAATGCCCGAAGCCAAGGTACAAGAAGACACCATGTATATACCAGGCACCGATGGCCAAAAAATGAGCAAGAGCAAGGGGAATATTATAAACCTCTTTCTACCAGATAAGAAATTACGCAAACAGCTCATGGGTATCCTGACCGACAGTATTCCCATGGAAAAGCCTAAGGACCCAGCTAAGGATAATGTTTTTGCTTTATATAAAATCTTGGCATCGCCAGAACAAATAGAGGAAATGAGCGCTAATTATTTAGCTGGAAATTATGGATATGGTCATGCCAAACAAGCACTTTACGAGGTCATCCTAAACAAATTTCAAGAGCCTCGTGAAAAATTTGAGTACTACATGAACCACTTAAATGAGGTGGATGAAGCCTTGGCCATTGGAGCAGAAAAAGCCAAAAAAGTAGCCGATGGGGTTTTGGATAGGGTTAGGGGGAAATTAGGGTATTAA
- a CDS encoding ImmA/IrrE family metallo-endopeptidase produces the protein MKSKLWENFDSPGQALKHCLKAKGWTQEDLALILSISTKHTNEIIKNKKSVSVEMASLLNKVFEPEARDWVLLDAIYRLQNRTEEVIDKENSVALKADIYKYMPVNELIRKGWLNKYKDIDELKIQLKKFWQIDLNDELDFSFLEQGVQNLAFRKSEAHKGFQSYNALIWHQKTLNHSNKLKSYPYDKKKLEELSVLIPEYSYRKNGVKLFLKELEQTGVKFVYLSHLSKTYLDGAAFMSSEGPVIGMTGRYDRVDNFWFTISHEIIHVTNHLDSSNAKSIFIDDTAKKSNRKAKIEQEADAGAERILMSEKILNFFDEYLGYIPEDTILEFSEDNKIHPSIVVGSLAYNDMISYSTSHRFKETIRDKIPNTYRAD, from the coding sequence TTGAAGTCAAAACTTTGGGAAAACTTTGATAGTCCTGGCCAAGCCTTAAAACATTGCCTAAAGGCAAAGGGGTGGACTCAGGAGGACTTGGCCCTAATTCTCTCTATTTCAACAAAACATACGAATGAAATTATAAAAAATAAAAAATCTGTATCCGTTGAAATGGCTTCACTTTTAAATAAAGTTTTTGAACCAGAAGCTAGAGACTGGGTTCTTTTGGACGCTATATATCGACTCCAAAATAGAACGGAGGAGGTCATTGATAAAGAAAACAGTGTTGCTCTAAAAGCAGATATTTACAAGTATATGCCTGTAAACGAACTTATTCGAAAGGGCTGGCTCAATAAGTATAAAGATATAGATGAGCTTAAAATTCAATTAAAAAAGTTCTGGCAGATTGATTTAAATGACGAGCTAGATTTTTCTTTTTTGGAACAGGGAGTGCAAAATTTGGCTTTTAGAAAGTCAGAAGCTCACAAAGGCTTTCAATCATACAATGCACTTATTTGGCATCAAAAAACTCTTAATCACTCAAATAAATTAAAATCATATCCCTATGATAAAAAGAAGCTTGAGGAATTATCGGTTTTAATTCCAGAGTATTCCTATAGGAAAAATGGAGTGAAATTGTTTCTTAAGGAACTGGAACAAACGGGTGTTAAGTTTGTGTACCTTTCACATCTCTCGAAAACATACTTGGATGGAGCGGCTTTCATGTCTTCTGAGGGGCCTGTTATTGGAATGACTGGTCGATATGACAGAGTAGATAATTTTTGGTTTACTATCTCACACGAAATAATTCACGTAACAAATCACTTAGATTCAAGCAACGCTAAATCAATATTCATTGATGACACAGCAAAAAAAAGCAATCGAAAAGCAAAAATTGAACAAGAAGCAGATGCCGGAGCAGAACGAATATTAATGAGTGAGAAGATTCTAAACTTTTTTGATGAATATCTCGGTTATATTCCTGAGGATACGATATTGGAATTCTCAGAAGACAATAAAATTCATCCTTCAATTGTAGTTGGCAGTTTAGCATATAATGATATGATATCTTACTCGACTTCACATAGATTCAAAGAAACCATAAGGGATAAAATACCCAATACTTATCGTGCAGATTGA
- a CDS encoding sensor histidine kinase yields MCTIVVFATIALALGGLARYYWAAPEDGLHLDSLYYMIIGSSIEVIIFAFGLNYKANTEFRENFRLKEEALVNKTKALRAQINPHFIFNSLNSIQHLVTKNDKVSTLKYISKFGRLTRNVLENSIDTDAILGEEIKILEDYLELESLRFDKAFSFKINVDPNLDVEDVKMPSMILQPFAENSIVHGLLPKKDGVKALTINFKKGNGVVICEVEDTGVGREVAKKRIHTYQKEKKSRGLEVTKQRLESFGEALNPLEIIDIQDINGNALGTKVIIRIPITI; encoded by the coding sequence TTGTGTACTATTGTTGTTTTTGCAACTATTGCCCTTGCTCTAGGAGGGCTGGCCCGTTACTATTGGGCTGCCCCAGAAGATGGCTTACATCTTGATAGCCTTTATTATATGATCATCGGATCGTCCATCGAAGTGATCATATTTGCATTTGGTCTTAACTATAAGGCCAATACAGAATTTAGGGAAAATTTTAGGCTCAAGGAGGAAGCCCTGGTCAATAAAACCAAAGCGCTTAGAGCACAAATAAATCCGCATTTCATTTTTAATTCTTTAAATTCCATTCAACACTTGGTAACGAAAAACGATAAAGTTTCTACTTTAAAATATATATCAAAGTTTGGTAGGCTAACCCGGAATGTTCTTGAAAATTCAATCGACACCGATGCAATATTGGGAGAAGAAATTAAAATACTTGAAGACTATTTGGAATTGGAATCGCTCCGTTTTGACAAAGCCTTCTCCTTTAAGATTAATGTAGATCCAAATTTAGATGTTGAAGATGTTAAAATGCCTTCTATGATATTACAGCCCTTTGCGGAAAACTCCATTGTCCATGGATTGCTGCCAAAAAAAGATGGTGTTAAGGCGCTTACAATTAATTTTAAAAAAGGGAATGGTGTTGTTATTTGTGAAGTAGAGGACACCGGTGTTGGAAGAGAAGTAGCAAAAAAAAGAATACATACTTATCAAAAAGAAAAGAAATCCAGAGGATTGGAGGTGACAAAACAACGTTTGGAGTCTTTTGGTGAAGCTTTAAATCCCTTGGAGATAATAGATATACAAGATATCAATGGCAATGCTTTGGGAACAAAAGTGATTATTAGAATTCCAATAACTATCTAA
- a CDS encoding recombinase family protein, with protein sequence MKAVIYIRVSTKEQDEQGQIDTLSSYAKSKGLNITKTFLDKVSGYKIEYGHREQFNEMQDYIDTNDIKCIVVSEISRIGRKLIETLKFIQHCTDKGICIHIVKDSIITINNDGTKNWMLDIMLPVLGSMAQMESEQLAYRVKYGLNNRYKDGRGFNARIVGYKRDSEGRPIIDPEQKHIVKDIFKQYLEHRSQYTVANYANNKYGHIKRFTEGGIRSMLRNEIYIGKWKIAEYVNEVEPIIPENLFYDVQDIMDNRKRTNLGNKHINPFAGILKCENCNTLMRQYVADKPQHRLNKYGCPNKKCNSKAVSRTHLIHQVKFILERYHKAEGFEKQKAKVKEKLTVLESNKNEIEKKIGSTKKRQDKLLDSMLDGTVPKEQYKSKNDDLESIKNRELNRLDTINIDIASAEKFLTGDIPTNQLESLADFKDVVQKSVKYVIVGEQFVKVKIKGGFDYILPIYRLGKLQKFNNGNLKMGVDKNVETDMLTLMELLSDNQRHTPEELQEAMRQQAKHNDALEQPYDPLEHGILITKYEKMYSEELMEYIKESGLDYLLND encoded by the coding sequence ATGAAGGCAGTAATATACATACGTGTAAGTACCAAAGAACAGGACGAGCAAGGCCAGATAGATACCTTGTCCAGTTATGCAAAAAGCAAGGGCCTAAATATCACTAAGACCTTTCTTGACAAAGTAAGTGGCTACAAAATAGAATATGGCCACCGAGAGCAGTTCAATGAAATGCAAGACTATATTGATACGAACGATATAAAATGTATTGTGGTATCAGAAATCAGTCGTATTGGAAGGAAGCTGATTGAAACCTTAAAGTTTATTCAGCATTGTACAGATAAAGGTATCTGTATTCATATAGTGAAAGACAGCATCATTACCATCAATAATGATGGAACTAAAAATTGGATGTTAGATATAATGCTTCCAGTATTGGGTTCTATGGCACAAATGGAGAGTGAGCAGTTAGCTTACAGGGTCAAATATGGACTTAATAACAGATATAAAGACGGAAGAGGTTTCAATGCTCGTATTGTTGGTTACAAAAGGGATAGTGAGGGCAGGCCAATTATTGATCCTGAACAAAAACACATAGTCAAAGATATTTTCAAGCAGTATTTAGAACATCGTAGTCAGTACACAGTGGCCAATTATGCCAATAACAAATATGGACACATTAAACGCTTTACTGAGGGTGGAATACGTAGTATGCTCCGAAACGAAATCTACATTGGCAAATGGAAGATAGCGGAATATGTCAACGAAGTTGAGCCAATTATACCTGAGAATTTGTTTTATGATGTTCAGGACATAATGGACAACCGCAAGCGCACCAACCTTGGGAACAAACACATAAATCCGTTTGCAGGAATATTGAAATGTGAAAACTGCAATACGCTGATGCGGCAATATGTAGCCGACAAACCTCAACATAGACTTAACAAATATGGATGCCCAAATAAGAAATGTAATTCCAAGGCAGTTAGCCGGACACACTTAATACATCAGGTAAAATTCATTTTGGAACGTTACCACAAGGCAGAAGGATTTGAAAAGCAAAAGGCAAAGGTCAAGGAAAAGTTGACAGTACTTGAATCCAATAAAAATGAGATTGAGAAAAAGATAGGTAGTACCAAAAAGCGTCAAGATAAATTGTTGGATAGTATGTTGGATGGAACTGTGCCTAAAGAACAATACAAGTCCAAAAATGATGATTTGGAATCCATTAAAAACAGGGAGTTGAACCGTTTGGATACCATTAATATAGATATTGCGAGTGCGGAAAAATTTTTAACGGGGGATATACCCACAAACCAATTGGAATCCCTTGCCGATTTCAAAGACGTTGTTCAAAAAAGTGTCAAATATGTTATAGTCGGGGAACAATTCGTAAAGGTGAAAATAAAAGGAGGTTTTGATTACATACTGCCCATTTACAGACTTGGCAAACTTCAAAAATTCAACAACGGTAATCTTAAAATGGGAGTCGATAAGAATGTAGAAACAGATATGCTGACCTTGATGGAACTGCTGTCCGATAACCAAAGACATACCCCCGAAGAACTTCAGGAAGCAATGCGACAACAGGCAAAACATAATGATGCATTGGAACAACCATACGACCCGTTAGAACACGGAATACTGATTACCAAATATGAGAAAATGTATTCTGAAGAACTTATGGAATACATAAAGGAATCTGGCCTTGATTACCTTTTGAACGACTAA
- a CDS encoding 1-acyl-sn-glycerol-3-phosphate acyltransferase produces MHSFLKNIGYGLYRIWFYMLVALPIFVFFPFLLLTTLSEKTYKQFFWLARNLWAKTILYGMGCFPKIMREQRMVKGKSYMLVANHTSMLDIMFMLVVSKNPFVFVGKKELVKIPVFGFFYKRVCILVDRDSVKSRTGVYRRAQRRLDQGLSICIFPEGGVPEEHITLDEFKDGAFKMAIAHKIPVVPITFYDNKKRFSFTFLSGAPGVIRAKVHQFFETGILGEEDKSTLREEVREVILKALAQDPERS; encoded by the coding sequence ATGCATTCTTTTTTGAAGAACATAGGATATGGTTTATACAGAATTTGGTTTTATATGCTGGTGGCGCTTCCCATTTTTGTTTTCTTCCCTTTTTTATTATTGACCACACTTTCTGAAAAAACCTATAAACAATTCTTTTGGTTAGCTCGGAATCTTTGGGCCAAAACCATCCTATATGGAATGGGATGTTTTCCCAAAATTATGCGAGAACAAAGGATGGTAAAAGGCAAAAGTTATATGCTAGTGGCCAACCATACCAGCATGTTGGATATAATGTTCATGCTTGTGGTGAGCAAAAACCCTTTTGTATTTGTGGGCAAAAAAGAATTGGTGAAGATTCCGGTATTTGGTTTTTTCTATAAGCGAGTCTGTATTTTGGTGGACCGAGACAGTGTTAAAAGCAGAACTGGCGTGTATAGAAGGGCACAAAGAAGATTAGATCAAGGATTGAGTATTTGTATTTTTCCTGAAGGAGGAGTGCCCGAAGAACATATTACTTTGGACGAATTTAAAGATGGCGCTTTTAAAATGGCCATAGCGCATAAAATCCCAGTTGTTCCAATTACGTTTTATGATAACAAAAAACGCTTTTCCTTCACATTTTTAAGTGGAGCCCCAGGTGTAATAAGGGCAAAAGTCCATCAGTTTTTTGAAACGGGTATTTTAGGAGAAGAAGATAAGTCCACCTTGCGGGAAGAGGTACGAGAAGTTATTTTGAAAGCGTTGGCTCAAGATCCGGAACGCAGTTGA
- a CDS encoding restriction endonuclease has protein sequence MIFEYKEFSDPSDIYNNPHDRKCEFCYEKLNVVDLSNDTWLIKDSEIIDAHGTIREGYKEEGLEDCYLNLDMDTKSAETWMDFCDTCGWWRIFKNFTICAEVWQVWDIFFTCTGSLRNLEAININAPLNEVSQYLIAKYQDRFSINPRLFEEVVGSVFKGVGYNVHVTGYSNDGGIDVVLGSSSQKMIGVQVKRYKNKIKVEQIRAFAGALLLNGYNKGVFVTTSDYQPGAISAAESFKKKTLPIHLLNSQQFYDSLKISQKSKFDPSEILQMISDNQIKRLPYSGWVTPQASL, from the coding sequence ATGATTTTCGAATACAAAGAATTCTCAGATCCAAGTGATATTTATAATAATCCACACGATCGCAAATGCGAGTTTTGCTATGAGAAATTAAATGTAGTTGACCTTTCAAATGATACATGGTTAATTAAGGACAGTGAGATTATAGATGCCCACGGAACTATAAGAGAAGGTTATAAAGAGGAGGGCTTGGAAGATTGCTATCTCAATCTTGACATGGATACAAAGAGCGCAGAAACGTGGATGGATTTTTGCGACACATGCGGTTGGTGGAGAATATTCAAAAATTTCACAATTTGTGCTGAAGTATGGCAAGTTTGGGATATTTTTTTTACTTGTACCGGCTCACTTAGGAACTTAGAGGCAATTAACATAAATGCACCATTAAATGAAGTTTCTCAATATCTAATTGCAAAATACCAAGACAGATTTTCTATTAACCCAAGACTATTCGAGGAGGTGGTAGGTAGCGTTTTTAAGGGCGTCGGTTATAATGTTCATGTGACCGGATATAGCAATGATGGAGGTATCGATGTTGTGCTTGGCAGTTCCTCTCAAAAAATGATTGGAGTTCAAGTAAAGCGTTATAAAAATAAAATCAAAGTGGAGCAAATACGTGCATTCGCTGGCGCACTTTTACTTAACGGTTATAACAAGGGGGTTTTTGTAACTACATCTGACTATCAACCGGGAGCAATTTCAGCAGCTGAGTCATTCAAGAAAAAAACTCTGCCAATACACCTATTGAACTCTCAACAGTTTTATGACTCCTTAAAAATTTCTCAAAAATCCAAATTTGACCCATCAGAAATTCTTCAAATGATTTCAGATAATCAAATTAAACGGCTGCCATATTCCGGCTGGGTAACGCCACAGGCTAGTCTTTAG
- a CDS encoding AbiV family abortive infection protein has protein sequence MRGKQYNSRLDPKTASEGIRLAIENADSLVKDAQLLFDNNRYERCVAIAILSIEEAGKSSIIRSMLLTDDKKELSNNWKRYRRHTEKNLAWIMPELYAKGARKIDDLKWLYNKESSHGQTLDNLKQLSFYTDIFSSKKWSSPSNVIDKELAEQILKSARILAKKHPIGINSEEGLKLWVKHLKPVYKKDLLEMKQALINCYCEAEELGIIEKGKTDEMTSFVL, from the coding sequence ATGAGAGGGAAACAATATAATTCTAGACTAGACCCAAAAACCGCCTCAGAAGGAATTAGGTTGGCTATAGAAAACGCTGATTCCTTAGTTAAGGATGCGCAACTTCTATTTGACAACAATCGTTATGAAAGGTGTGTTGCAATTGCAATATTATCAATTGAAGAAGCAGGCAAATCTAGCATTATTCGCTCTATGTTATTAACGGACGACAAGAAGGAGCTAAGCAATAATTGGAAAAGGTATAGGAGGCATACTGAAAAAAATCTCGCGTGGATAATGCCAGAATTGTATGCAAAAGGAGCACGAAAAATAGATGACCTTAAATGGCTGTACAATAAAGAAAGTTCTCACGGACAGACTTTGGATAATTTAAAGCAATTATCATTTTACACAGATATTTTTTCCTCAAAAAAATGGAGTTCCCCATCAAATGTAATTGACAAAGAACTTGCTGAACAAATTTTGAAATCAGCCAGAATACTAGCCAAAAAACATCCTATTGGAATAAACTCTGAGGAAGGACTTAAATTATGGGTAAAACACTTAAAACCTGTTTACAAAAAAGACTTGTTGGAAATGAAACAAGCACTAATAAATTGTTATTGTGAAGCCGAGGAACTAGGAATAATAGAAAAGGGTAAAACTGATGAGATGACAAGTTTTGTGTTATAA
- a CDS encoding helix-turn-helix domain-containing protein: MNTKKYKRNPKQNFKVNWSEIIVSDKLNSNEKMLLMYILRHHKNHCKFDYKKLFNAQICKDLNISKPTLNTHRKGLEDKNFIEVKTKMNGRLVKLSRENRKSSPLIYQPKFAKLKKLNLIKEEKSSFKETYDKKAGNASSLKLSNGQDITYTDLSKLSDTKLYWIKMHGKYENRNTKALKSTIISIQRSYQRHNQEAGKIVSRLFYKEGERSYFTVPPAGELPKTNGSEESNDNKTSTIITVESKPESNKSESDKQMDKYLESVSNKSSEPKDEPMTEEEQTEKAMVEAAAMVESIEHNRRRR, translated from the coding sequence ATGAACACAAAAAAGTATAAAAGGAATCCAAAGCAGAACTTCAAGGTAAATTGGAGCGAGATTATTGTAAGTGATAAGCTTAACAGCAATGAAAAAATGCTGCTAATGTATATCCTAAGGCATCATAAAAATCATTGTAAATTCGATTACAAAAAGCTGTTCAACGCTCAAATTTGTAAGGACTTGAATATTAGCAAGCCCACTTTGAATACGCATCGCAAAGGATTAGAGGATAAAAACTTCATTGAGGTTAAGACCAAAATGAACGGCAGACTTGTCAAGCTTTCCAGAGAAAATCGAAAGAGTTCACCGCTTATCTATCAGCCAAAATTTGCCAAGTTGAAGAAGTTGAACCTCATTAAGGAGGAGAAAAGTTCTTTTAAGGAAACCTACGATAAAAAGGCAGGTAATGCTTCATCATTGAAACTTAGCAACGGACAGGATATTACATACACAGACCTTTCCAAATTAAGTGACACTAAATTGTATTGGATAAAAATGCATGGTAAGTACGAAAACCGTAATACCAAAGCTCTTAAGAGCACAATAATTTCGATACAGCGTTCCTATCAACGGCATAACCAGGAAGCAGGAAAAATAGTGAGTAGATTGTTCTACAAAGAGGGAGAACGCTCTTATTTCACTGTGCCTCCTGCTGGAGAATTACCAAAAACTAATGGTTCAGAGGAAAGTAATGATAATAAAACCAGTACCATTATAACTGTCGAGAGTAAACCCGAAAGCAATAAAAGTGAGTCGGATAAACAAATGGATAAGTATTTGGAAAGTGTATCAAATAAGAGCTCCGAGCCAAAAGACGAACCTATGACAGAAGAAGAGCAAACGGAAAAAGCTATGGTCGAGGCGGCTGCTATGGTTGAATCGATAGAACATAATAGAAGGAGGAGATAA
- a CDS encoding GlsB/YeaQ/YmgE family stress response membrane protein, with the protein MGLLYALLIGAAAGWLAGKIMKGGGFGALINIILGIVGGMVGNWLFGVLGVHIGSGIVGDLITGVIGAVVVLFVAGLFKK; encoded by the coding sequence ATGGGATTACTATATGCTTTATTGATTGGGGCCGCTGCGGGATGGCTTGCTGGTAAAATTATGAAAGGTGGTGGCTTCGGCGCACTCATTAATATTATACTCGGTATCGTAGGAGGTATGGTGGGTAATTGGCTATTTGGTGTTTTGGGAGTTCACATAGGTTCTGGAATTGTCGGAGACTTAATCACTGGGGTTATTGGAGCAGTTGTTGTTCTCTTTGTTGCTGGGCTCTTTAAAAAATAA